A segment of the Crassostrea angulata isolate pt1a10 chromosome 10, ASM2561291v2, whole genome shotgun sequence genome:
CTTATTTCTAGACACAAAAAAGTACTCGCATTAAATACACAGgttaatgcattatttacaaacagaaaatgaacataaaaaatgaataatttaattctgtaacgcggcatttgattggatagaaaaatttagataatttgtataacctggtttgcacgtcacaagacacatcaaaatgcaccaacgtcaaaaaAGTACTATTctgcttgacgttacgtttgaaatttgaacagaattatatcattttaaaaggaAACGGACACGGTTTGAAAAGTAaataacagaaaattaaattataaggaatgaactcaatgactacccaagttatacccgcataacctgggttggagcaatatACGCTTTTTTATACGTTTGTCTGTACAatcgtgtccagtccatatcttacAGAAATCGAAACATTTGAAGTTCATGTTTACACAGATTACTTATGAGGGTGCGAAGATTGTGTTTGGTCTTCATCTTTctcttgaaaaaaatttgaagattccttatgacctaagggtgtgacATGATTTTTACCCAgggtcatttgggcaagttcaaggtcactggaaggaaaagtgtaaaatttgtgCCCGTTCTATTCCCTTCTTACGGAGAAACACTGGATGTTCCTAATTCACctaaagattgcttatgactcgagggtgtgtcatgaacttgacctTCAAagtcattgttaaaaaagtGCATATTTCCTTTCTAGGCCGTATCTTGAAGCGGAAAATATTGGACACAAAAATTGCTTGTGACCTGTAAGTATGTCCAGAGACCTGTTCAGCAGAGTGAGCACTTGCGAGTGCTTGCCAAATTTCCCTATACTTGCAACACATATTTTTGGCTAGCACTTGCTCTGCTGAATAGGCATCCGATCTTGAGCTTTGGTCATTTATGCAAGTACGAGGTCACTTTATGATTTTGGTGCATCCATTACTGTTACTCGagttaatatattttcttaagGAGTGTattcatttgtgagcttgcttaCAATActtctaattaaaattaaacttgtAAATCTGCTCCTCTTATACAAGATCTAACATTCCGTATGGAGCCATCTCAGAGTGATCTTTTTAAATAGTCAATAAAATTGCTGCTCTCAAAATCTCCTGGAGGTGCCTCTTGTAATAAACAAAAGTCATGGCAAAGTGCTTGTGTCCTTTCTAAGTTAGTGCAATTGTTATTTAATACACCCGCAAACTTAAAAAATTTTAGCAAACAAAACGTACAGGTTATTTTTAATTTGCCTGAACAttgacctttatttaaagcaatgTCAAAGTTGTAATGCAACCATGATGGTATTGACGTCAGGGGGTAATTTTAACACGAGGTGAATTTTTGTGAGAAAATTACTACAATGTCCATCATTATTCACATACTTAGAATAACCATCTTTTAAAAACGTtcacaaaattttatataaaatcagaTGAAGCAGCTTCAAGTAGAATGCCTGGATCAGAAACTCTTGACTTGAGAAGATGGATGTTAACAGGCATAATGTTCAACCGTCTTATGGCATGTGTACAAACAATCTAAATCTAAATTTGGTCATTTTGTAAGAGCAGCCCAGTTTTGAAActaattttttatgatttgcaattaaaaaaaaattttgatgcaagaaaaagtATACATATACTGTtggttaaaaaaagaataacttcaTTTTCTAAGTCTCTTTCTTGGGTATTTTGAGCATgaaatcaattataaaaaagtttaaatgatATACAACAAACAGGGTTTTGTTGTGTTGATAGTTTATTTTTTGGAGGCTTCTTGTGCCTTCAATACACGGACCACAATCTTCTGTTCTTCGATAAGGAAGGCCCGGACTATCCTGTAAAATCAAAGATACATTTAGTGTTAGTTACAACTTTTAAGTACCGGGTAACATATGGCAATAAACTTTTATagcatttttgcaattttcaatGCAATTAACTATATCTCAAGTCTGTTTTTCAATGaggaaattcatcaaatttACCATACACATATTTAAAGGCAGTCTTCAAGAggatattatttttcaaattttactaaATTTGTGGTATATGATActtatgaattttcaaaaatatatttcttttaaaactaaattgaaaaaatatcgCAATAGATTTATCCATTACTTTTGGAATGGCAATAATTATGTTCTTTTGCATCAAAACCCTTATATAAGATTTTACCAATGTAATTTCTTGTTCGTCAGACATCCTATGGAAAAAGGTAGGCGAGGACAAgcaattaaatcttaaaattgtttttatttgaaagcaAAATTTATAGGGGGTACATACATAAATTTGCGCAgacagttttattttaattttcaccttgtttctgatttataaatcaaaactttttaaaatacgaAAAATAGAGcggaaattgaacaaaaaaactGTGTGAAATTTCCTGGATGcgagaaattaataaaattatttgtacagttttatttaaacatgaaCGTGCCGGATCCAAAAATTGGTGTGGCCTTAACATGCCACAAAAAAAGAACCCTTTTTTTGATAGTACATGGCTTTTATTAAACTTGTATGTTTTCTATCTTTCAAGGCTCTATACTAAAAAACACTCAACTCATTGGATAAAAAACTAGGTaccatcacattttttttttttttaaaatgtgcacTCAATACAGTGCAAAATACTTGATAGGGGATTTTTCACTGCCTGAAATATATTTGTCAGTTGTCTTAAAATAAGCATGATACAAGGCTCAGGATTTTTCATAAGTAAATTAAGCTTGTGGTAtggaaatataaaacaaatgaagaaCTGCTAATATCAattatttgttcttttttctttatacttTTCAATGTaccattaaattatttttaaagtgttaCATGTTGGaattaacaatatttcaaatgtttgGGGTGAATTTTCAAGTTTACACTTCTTGAATGCAACATTTAAACTGTATACATGtgccaggtttttttttttcaattagatCTTAACAACTTAGtcataaaatcttaaaattaaaccaCTCATAGAATAAACAGCAAAGTAGCCTTTACAAAAGtatcaaaaaaattttttaatctgTTATTTCTGTTACAAAATTACATGCGAATAACAGAAAGAGATAGTGGAACTATTAACCATACATACCTCTCGCGGACACATCTGTGGCAGCGAGTACCTCCATAGCAGCGTGTCACCGTCTTCAGTCGTCGAGACATGGACATCAGCTTCAGGGGCCTGGCAGGTGTAATCTACAACAAATGAATCAGCGTACAACCTTTCTGTAGATTTACAGCAAATCATTGATACTTATCCCTGATCAGCATGCAAACAACTGAAAAAGGTTTAACAGGAATTGCAGTAATGgtttctgaaaaaataaaatgcaaaacgATGTTTGGCATAGTCATTCCAAGTTTAGATGAAATTTATTCTGGGAAGCCATTGCCTAccttcacttttaaaaaatagttatcTCACTTAAAAGAGAGTGTCACTGTGTGGTGATTCTGTGGATATATTGATAACATCTACCCGTAACTGGTGATTGCTAAAAAGGGCTGAGGGTTTCGTGAAAGTGGCCAACAATCCATGAGAGTTGGCAGAAGTGTAAGCTGAAAGTTGGATATGCAAGacctttcaaaaaatatcttcttATGGGTGTCACTTGACTATTTATCTggcccccccccctcaaaaaagtGATCTTATTTATCGATTTTTCTTTGGATGATGCCAGGGATTAGAGCATTAATGGGATCAACCAGCATGGAGACATCCATTCATTAATTCTGATTGTAACGcctcatttgattggctaaacaaatttatatatatcGTATTACATAACTTGGCTACGTCATGATATGATCCACCGCCACGTGCGAAACGTATTAATCCGCTCGAcgttacatttaaattttgtacaaattaatatatttaaactaatAAATGAGCCTTATTATCTGATTTAAAtagtagaaaattaaattataagatataaatttaatttcttcctatgttatacgagtataacataacttggaaCAGTTTATGCTTTTTTCTAAACGCtttgcggtttataaagcgtaaactacCCCAagttatatcgtataacataggtagaaattaaattcattccttaaataaaacgtttgagttacactgatttgaaaagaaaaactgctaaaagcatttttttattccaaCAATTATTAAGTACTTATATAAAACATACCCCATGTAGTTTAACTTTACAATCTCCACATTTGGGCACACTACCAGGTTTCTTTGTGTAAAGGTAAACCAATTTACCACctgaaggaaaaaaaaccaacataacATGTAAGCATACGCACACCAGAAGATACACTGATTTTTGATACATCAAAAAAGCTCATGCTAATATTACATAGAAGCATGAGAGACAAGAATTTACACATTCATAAACTTATAAACATTTCTATGTCATGCTTTATTTACAACGAAGACAACATGTCAACACTATGTTTGATCAAATTAACCTGCatgttaaaacatcaataaAACTACTCACCAGGAGTCTTTGATCTGTATTATGCAGCATATGAAAAAGGAAAAATCATTGTGATTTATATAACAGTCAAAAAAGGTAGCAATTTTGGatgaacaaataattttaacCAGCAGTGTTTAAAGCTAGTCTGACTAGACAGAGCttataacaatacatgtatgtaggccAAATGAATATCAAAGCAGAAttcatgtaaattaaaaaacttGACAACCTAGAAGTGGGCATTTCAAAAGAGAATTAAATCTTGGGCTTTTTTTCGTACTATTGAGTGAACATCGCTTGAACCCGGGGTATGAGTAATTCAGCAAAATGTgcttaacataaatatattggaATACTACtttattattgaataaaaatttctttgtgGTAATGAATAAAGCATCTGGCCCTAGAGATGTCTTATGAAAGATTTCATGAGGACTAGCTGTGAAATCTTGTTCGCTATTCAAACACATTTGATAATataaattaatcatatttataaacaactttgtatataaataaagtAGCACAATTCTTTAAAAGCCTTGTATAGCAAACtggttaatttgaaatatttctgtgCAAAGAAAACATTTCGTACTGCTAAACACACTTACACCCTCCTGCTGTTACTTTTTGTGTTGTAAGACAGTCTACGACGGAAAGTCAGTCGCTGAACCATCTGTAAGAATAAAGgtataaatataatacactTGAAGAGGAAACACGTAACAATTCAGAGATCATATCCTATAATTTATTTTGCAGTATGAACGTACAAGTTCACTATGTacaaagttttacataaaacTAGTCACTGGTCAGTAAAAGATAATGTAAATGAGTAACCTATCATTGTAGGCCAGAAATGGTAAGACATCTCCTTTTGAATGATTCTCTACATAATACTTATTCATAAGAAGAACATTCATTTCTTAATGTTAATCTGACATCTatctcaacccccccccccccccccattcccaTTTTAAATCTATTTCTCAACATTGTAAGATCATATATCCGTAAAATAAATGTTCTCATATATAAAttaatctattttaaaggaatgaAGGGAACTTCATTTGACTATTGTCTTTACTTATGAAATGATGGTGGGGATTGTAGCGTATGAAGTCGACAAACACATTCTACCTTGTTTGTTTACCGGAAGAAAAGATTGCACCGGAAGTCTTCATTTTTGACATCGGGATCGAGTGCACTCAACAGATTATTGACTTTATTCAGTTAATTTTTGGTCTTTTCCCTATCATGGGTACCCTAATAGAATCATACGAGCAACAATACTCAAGTTTAACAGCTGAAATAACCTTTAACATTGGAAGAATCTCTAATACTCATGGAGGTAAATATTCATCGAACGTTCGAATTTGCTCTGAATTTGGGTTAAAGTTGTAATTGTAAAACTTAGATAAAAAATGTCACCGATTAACTGTATGTATCAAATTGTTAATTCTTgaattaatgctgattttggGAAGATGTGTGTTCTGTTTGAATTTACCCTTTTAACAGTCATTTGTAGTTGCAGAACTGATCTGTCAAATATGCAATGTCAGCCACAACTTTATAAGGGTGCCGATTCTGTAACCACAGCTATATTATTGACATTAAAACATTAGAGTAAAACCGGTACATAGAATTGCCGAAACACCCACGATTTACCGAAATACCCGGTGAAAACACCGAAATATCcttcaaaaacaccaaaatgTCCATTATTACGCCATAAAGAGTGTATGTCTAGTTTTTTATATaggtagttattgtaaataaagttaatttttggaataaatgtatatatttattataatacttGAACTTGTGTTATATACGTGTGCAAGAGAAAGGATCAATTCTGATAGGAATTACGTCTTTAAAATAGTTGCTCTTTTTATCAGTCTAGACGATTGGCTGTTCGTTCGCTCTAAAACGCGTTCGCCCTTGACGCTGTTCGCTCTAATTTTCGTTCGCCCTAGGTCCGTTCGCTCTTGACGCCGTTCGCACTGTGTCCGTTCGCCTTAATTTATATaggattaattaatttatatatttttgtgtattctggtcaatttaaacattttgaaagatacatatataattaataaaaacaataccGCCCTTTCTACTTCTACATAATAATCACCATGGTtgacagtacatgtagtttgataCAGTTACATGTTCCATTTCCGTATATATCTCATTAACAGATCAAAGGATTGTGTTATATGTAAATTCTTTAAAGATAGAATAGGTGATAATCATCTGCTAAGCTTCTGAATGAGCCAATTAAAGTCTCAAattctttaattgtttaaaaaacacgaagcgaatcattataaaaacaagaagACGGTTATCGACAATTTACGGCAATAAAACCCCTTTTTTGATGAAggaaaaacatattatatacgaataattaataaaagttaacaaGTTTTAAGgtaaaagtaaatgaaataacttataatttggtttatttataaacaaggagCGAACGAGGTTTAAGGCGAACGATTATTTGGGCGAACGATTATTAGAGCGAAGGGACCTAGAGCGAACGAACTAGGGCGAACATGTGGATGGAAGGAACGCACCCGATACCATGTTTATAGTTGCTTCCACTCTATATGGATTTTTGATagttattatatgatattaaaaaataaaagctgataaactgttattttcaattctTAGGAATAAAATTTCACACCGCTATTCGAGTGGAAAGCAATTCATGCAAGAGTTATTGTTCTTAACCCAATGTCTACACGTTAAAAATCGCTATTTATGTCAAAATAATTACattatcaaactgaaaatttgggaaatacatttaaacacttAGATTTAAACtatgatgttaaatatttgtgcTCAAATGAGgcattttggtgtttttgaagAGCATTTCGGTAAATCacgggtatttcggtaattctAGTTACCCGAGTAAAACTTAAAAACGAAGTTGAAATTTTAACCCATTGAAtaccattacatgtatcatttattttgttGCTGGTGTgcatattatcaaaatatatacattgaatgACTATTTATTTGAAGAAATTGGTAGAGCCAGGGTTGCCAAAAATATAAATGGGAAAATAATACAGGTTAAATTGCGGAAAATCTCATTATCTCTACTATTTGCAAGGGAAAATGGCCAaaattcatacttttgaattttttctctttttatcaaatttaactTCATTATCAATTCCATATATTATCAATTCCATTTTAGTGAGTGTGACTTTTCCTACCATGTTGCTACACCGAATATACACAATTTTTCCCTTTACAAAATAGAATCCATGACTGACTGCTTGTTTGGCAGACAGAGGAATAAACATATGAGTGAACtacaatattttgtattttatttgaaaacattGTAGTAAACATATATTTACGATACTGCATTTTATGTACACATTCATTGAGGGATGGAAAAGTTTTGTCTTATGAAAAATTTCAGAGATAGAgtcatgatgattttttttaaagttactcACACCTGgtaatattcttttttgaaGCTGAAAGACAGCAGCATATTCGACAGGCTGATAAGTTATTTGATGAAGCAACAGAATTGGTAAGTATATgtctaacattcaaattataaacaatAGCTGCACTCTGACTATTGCAGATTATAAACAGCAGGAATCCCACATTTGGGATCACACATGGGATTTTGTAATTTGAGCTCATAATTTAGGATTTCTATCATCATGATCATGTCTGTAAAAGTATCTCTATACCAACTattgtcatgttttttttatagtgtGTTACAGCATGGAGATTTTAATGTTATGATGAATTACTTactggtaatacatgtattgacattTATTTGTCCAACTTCATATCCCAGTAGTTTGATTGGGGCAGGGCAGTACTGCTCAAGGAAATTGCAATAAATTGTGCAAATCAAGTTTTCTATCCAAAAGTGCAGTTCCTTctgtatttttcaaattcatactTATGCAAGAAAGTCACAACAGGCTATTtttcttattgatatattttcatttggatacaaaatgattaatataccggtaaaaggaattttattttaacttttttttaatagaggttgggggaggggggttgcaATGATGTTGCAATTTAGTACataattaaaacaacaaaaataaaaaaattccataaTACTGAATACAGGATTATTGTGCcctttttttcccctttttttccCCCACCCTTCAATGTACACTTCCAAATGGTTTCTCCCTGACTTGAATTTGCCAAGACACAGTTTTATGATAAATACAATTTCTTagtaataaaacaattcaaaagtTGTATTGAATtggcccagtcttaaatttgcctgcTGACAACAAGAGTAAATAGGCCAAAGATGAAATGggggtgaatatttccctgtaaacAGTATTACTTAAGTATATTTTACCTTTAGGCCTTTTaagaatttctttgtaaaattgttcaatatgtCTGCTTTTCAGCTTGAGCAGATGGAGCTGGAGGTGAAAGACCTTCCCATCAAAGACAGACAAAAGTACAACACACGGGTCAAAAGCTACAAGGCCGAACTCTCCAAACTTCAGAAAGACAATGTATGTCAAACTTAATGAATTATTAAGGCTAACTTGAATcctcacattaaaaaaattactagGTACTGTTAATTACTGTAGGGCATATGGTATTTTTATGATGTCATTTGCGACTTCGTTAGCAAAGTAATACACTCTGCTCCTCTTCTTTTTCGAAAAAGAAGAAGAGTGAATTATCCCCCTTTGCAAATGAATGTGCATGGTCTCATACATTGACGGCAGGTATGCTACTTTGTAACAAACCCAAAGTCcattttcttgaatatgtttttaaattaatttgatattacatgtacgtgAATTATAGATTGAGTTGAAATATCTATTTTAATGCCGGTCCCTTATAAGAATTAGTAATTCATACACTGCAGATCTTATTTTTTAGTTatgatatacatatgtatttagcTAGGCGGCTTAAAGTTGAAAGCAGTCTAGAATGACTTTTTCTCTgtgtataagtacatgtatctagtgATAAGTGATATGGTGCATCTATTTTATGTGAACTATGTCAGATTAAAACTGAATAATCTCTATTGAGATTTGTCTAatgtaatgatatatttttgactttgggaaaaattgaaaaaaagactgattaatttaacaattttaatcaataGAAACGAGCCAAACTTGGTATAGACAGCAGCAGAGATGAACTCCTGGGCGATGATACACATGATTCAGAGGACCAGGTAACATTTCATCCACAGCTTCAATTCACAGATGAAATTTTACAACGATGATAACAAATACACGAATATTGTACTGAACTCGTTGATCTGTTGAAAAAGCAGCAAAACTTGCAATACACAAAACAGAGAATCATTTACTGATCtttgtaaaaatcatttacTGATCTTTCTGTTAGCTTAGCATACAATTATACAGTGTTTAAGACTGCTGATACGTGTATGTGCATTTCAGTTTTATATCAAACtgataaaatttagaaataaaatgttatgttttgTAGAGACAGAGACTATTAGACAACACAGAATCATTAGAAAGGACCTCCAGACGGCTAGACCATGGATATAAAATCACACTAGAAACAGGTAATGAAGAAAACCTGCCAACTGTAAGTCACCAAAAGTCCAGTCTGATTCATATCAGACTTTCACAGGCTCCTATTTTATGAATGTTGCTTGAACAGTTTTATAATAAGGAGCTAGTGAAGGTTTTGTTTTAATCAGACTGCTATAGGTAAACAAAAGAtcagattttctctctataatAAATATGACGCTGAGAAATTTCTTTAGTCTTGATAGATATGAACTCAAACCGTTTTTATGAGGTGGAGTGGGACACATTTAGAAACTTAAATTTGTTACATTAATTACTTTCCCTGGCACCACTGTATTAAGTCAAAAAGGTGAATAactccattttttaaattttaattttaaataactcAATTAGTTATTCCTCTTCTCAAGTcctgaaaaaaaagattgataaaTGTCCAGTACATTCTATTTTATGGTCTTTGGCATGAAAAActgaagattatttttttttgccaaaaatgcaCTTTAAAAATTCATGTGACATCAAAAAATGTAAGAACTATAGCCTATCTCAAACTCCTGCTGTATACAGATAATGACTAACTACATGTACTGCTTGGATTGGCCACACTTTAGGAACAAActtgtaaaagaaaaatgtgtTAAGTCAGGAATgataatattgttaattttaacaggtgtAGAGTAAATGTAAATACAAGTACTCATAcacttaatttttcatttacttaTTCCAGAATACATGTCTCATATGTATATGACAATCATTTACTTACAGatgtatcaaatttttaattcttGTCATTCTTGTCCGAGGCAGAACAATAATTCTATCATGCCACATGAAATATTGATTCCTAGCTGGTATGAAACAATGCTAAATTACCCCTATTAAAACTAAAGTATAAAGTAAGTATATTATCATGACTTGGGAATATATTACCATATCTGCAGTGATTATTATGTAAGAAAGATGAAGAGATGTGGCTTTTATAGAATTATAGAAAACATATGGACAGCTTGATAGCCATTTTTCTCCTTGTAGAACAATTGGGTGCACAAATTATGGAGGATCTTCATAGTCAACGACAGACCATCAGCCGGTCTCGACAACGGGTGAGTGGATCAAGTGTTCTCAGAAAAGTTTTacctgttttcttttttatagaGAATATACCGTTATATGAAAGTTTTTGACTGTGAATGATTTGGCTGAAAATGGCTGTATTTATGAAGCTTTAATTGCTCTTGTAGATGGAAGAAATGGATACAAACCTTGGTAAAAGTTCCAGAGTGCTGTCTGGCATGATGAGGAGGTAAGTGGTGACAAATGGTTAGAGCTTACTGGTATCAACTCTTGGATATTGAACATGACTGGTTGGTTGATTAATTGTATGAATTGTTTCacaataaaatatcactagTGCAGATGAAAGGCATCAAATTTTCACTAATATAATGTGTAGCTTGTTATACAACAAGAGATGGATCTTTTTATTCTATAAGTTCACCAaaagcaaatgttttaaaattttaaaagtggcCTTTTCGAATCACATTATGTGCATTATCTGTCCTTAGCTTGTCTTCTTCGTGTGGAGATCGGAGGAGGAAGGGGTGGGTGTCAGAACCTCTCATCAAAGAAAATGCAAACTTATTAAATTCACATACTAatacagtggggcctcagatatccggacgccagataactggacgcttcagtttacggacgatattatttgggaacagattttttatacgttattttgtctcatttatccggaatttcgtgttccggatccggacggtctgtttttaccacaaaacactg
Coding sequences within it:
- the LOC128166704 gene encoding 60S ribosomal protein L34-like — translated: MVQRLTFRRRLSYNTKSNSRRVSKTPGGKLVYLYTKKPGSVPKCGDCKVKLHGITPARPLKLMSMSRRLKTVTRCYGGTRCHRCVRERIVRAFLIEEQKIVVRVLKAQEASKK
- the LOC128166705 gene encoding vesicle transport through interaction with t-SNAREs homolog 1A-like, translated to MKSTNTFYLVCLPEEKIAPEVFIFDIGIECTQQIIDFIQLIFGLFPIMGTLIESYEQQYSSLTAEITFNIGRISNTHGAERQQHIRQADKLFDEATELLEQMELEVKDLPIKDRQKYNTRVKSYKAELSKLQKDNKRAKLGIDSSRDELLGDDTHDSEDQRQRLLDNTESLERTSRRLDHGYKITLETEQLGAQIMEDLHSQRQTISRSRQRMEEMDTNLGKSSRVLSGMMRRIIQNRLLLLVICAILLIVIILAVYFIVKKKS